In the genome of Actinomycetota bacterium, the window GGCGGGATGCCGGACACCCGCGTCTTTCCGATGAATCAAATCGTCGAGGCGACCCAGCGCGTGATGCTTCGTGAGGGCCACGCCGCCCTGCAGTATGGCTCGTCCGAGGGCCATGTGGGGCTGAGGCGCCATATCGCCGCCATCATGGGCGAAATCGACACCGGAATCGGCGTCGACGATATCATAATCACCGACGGCGCCCAGCAGGCGCTCGAGTTTATCGCCAAGATATTTATCAGCCGAGGCGACACTATAATCGTGGAGGCTCCGAGTTATGTCGGGGCGCTCCAGGCATTTATGAGCTACGAACCCGAGGTCGTCGGCATCCCGGTCGACGACTGCGGCATGCGGACCGACATCTTGGCGGTAGAGCTGGAGAGGCTGCGAAGGGAAGGGCGGCAGCCGAAATTCGTCTACGTCACACCCAACTTCCACAATCCCGCCGGGGTCACGCTTACCGGTGCGCGCCGGAGGCACATCCTGGAGCTTTCCGAGGAGTACGGCTTCGTGGTCGTCGAGGACGACCCGTATGGAAAAATCCGTTTTCGCGGGGAAGACGAGATAGCGATGCGGTCGCTGGATGAGCGCGTAATCTATGTCGGAACCTTCTCTAAGATATTCTCTCCGGGCATGCGCCTGGGATGGGTCGTGGCGCCCAGGGCTATCTTGGAAAAACTGATTTTCGCCAAACAGGCGGCAAATCTTTGCTCAAGCTCATTCTCGCAACACGTGACCGACGAGTACTTAAGCAGCTTTGACTGGCAGAAGAACATAGACGACCTGGTCGACCTGTACCGGGAACGCTGCGCTACCATGATCGGGGCGCTTGAGGAGTTCTTTCCCGAGGGCGCCACCTGGACGAAGCCCGACGGAGGGCTCTTTATCTGGGCGACGCTCCCCGAGGGGCTCGACTCGGGCGAACTGCTGGCCGAGTCGATTCGCGAGGCGAAAGTCGCGTATGTTCCGGGACGCGCTTTCTACGTAGGCGTTCAAAAAAACAGCAGCCT includes:
- a CDS encoding PLP-dependent aminotransferase family protein; translation: MTEFRFDQWLELYATRVNKMRSSEVREMLAVAARPDVISFGGGMPDTRVFPMNQIVEATQRVMLREGHAALQYGSSEGHVGLRRHIAAIMGEIDTGIGVDDIIITDGAQQALEFIAKIFISRGDTIIVEAPSYVGALQAFMSYEPEVVGIPVDDCGMRTDILAVELERLRREGRQPKFVYVTPNFHNPAGVTLTGARRRHILELSEEYGFVVVEDDPYGKIRFRGEDEIAMRSLDERVIYVGTFSKIFSPGMRLGWVVAPRAILEKLIFAKQAANLCSSSFSQHVTDEYLSSFDWQKNIDDLVDLYRERCATMIGALEEFFPEGATWTKPDGGLFIWATLPEGLDSGELLAESIREAKVAYVPGRAFYVGVQKNSSLRLNFSYCPSETIEEGIKRLGAVAKQQLALYRSLFKGYSPGKDKNKK